ACGTCTTTCTTTAAATTCCCTTATACACCCCCACGCTTAGGCGGTATAAAACTTTTTGGGGGCCCTTTTGGGCGGGTGGGAGGCCGCATGCCGGATGTATTGTTCGGAACTGCCGAATATCGACGAAATACGGAATTCCGAGAAGCAGCGTATTCTATCAACGTACGGCATTTCCTGCGGTTTCGCAACCGCCAGCAGCATTATTTCGGTTTCCACAGGTGTTCCTTTCCTCCTGCCGTGCTATTTGCCCATCGCGCCAGCACGAACAAGTAATCAGATAGCCGATTCAGGTAGGCCAAGGCGGCTTCATTGAGCGGTTCGCTTTCTGCGGCTGCAACGACCCGCCGTTCGGCCCGGCGACAGGTCGTTCGCGCGACATGGAGTATGGATGCGATCGATACGCCTCCGGGAAGAATGAAATTATCCAGAGGCGGGAGGTCTTCTTCCAGGCAGTCTATTTCCTGTTCGAGCCGCTCTATGTGCGTGGTTGCCAGGCGTGGTACAGCGGCTTTGCTGTCCAGTGGTGTAGCAAGGTCGCTTCCGGCTACGAAAAGATCGTCCTGCAGGGCTGCAAGAAGTTTGTCGAGACGTTCACAGGCCGGGTGTTCCGAGGCGAAGGCCCGCGCCATGCCGAGCAGCGCATTCGTTTCGTCGACGGCGCCATAAGCTTCGATGCGTACATGTGCTTTGGATACCCGGTTACCTCCGAACAGGCCGGTATCCCCGCGGTCTCCCGTGCGCGTATATATTTTCATGGGGCGAGCATGCTTGCTGCGAAGGGGTACACGTATTTTTATGACAGAATATGCAAGGAATCGGGACCCTTGGGAGCATGCCGTCGTGCAAGCGGTGGCTGATCGTTTTCGTTGATCGCTCCGCCAATGTGATCCGATGCCTTTTGCGCAAGGTAATGTTTTCCCGAAAATGCTTTGCCGGTTTTTGCATTGCGATGCTTGCGGGCATGTTCCTGTCTGCCGGGTGCGATACGCAGGAGGAGCAGGATGATTTTGCAGAGCAGGCAAGTCGTTCTCCGGAGAACATTACGCGCGTCGATGCGTCTGGAAAAATTTTATCCGAAGACAAGGACGATTGGCGGACGGCGCCTGTATACGTGGGGGAGATCAGGGTAGACCCGGCCATGCCGAATCCGGCGCCGATCGGGGATTTTATCACGATCCGCGTCACCGTGACCGTGTTTGATGCCGTGTATTCCCCGCTTCGTTTGAAAAACCTGCACGACAACCGCTTGCAAACGCTTTCTGAAATAGAACAGGCCAGCGACCCGGGAGCCTATCTGTTTCATGTGCCGGTTTCCCTGATCGGGCCGGTCGGCTTGCATCGCCTGCTCATTTTCGATGGCATTGGCGAAATCGTTTCGTACGGCGACGTACTTGTCCAATAACGCTATGAATGGCCACGTACTCGTACTGAACAATGACTACCGCGCATTGACGACATGCAGCGTCGAGCGTGCAGTAGTGCTGGTCTTTCTGCAAAAAGCCGAACTCGTCGAGTCCGTACCGGATCGATACGTCCGGTCGCCGACGACCCGGTATCCCTTTCCCAGTATTGTACGGCTCAGGACATACGTACGCGTTCCGTACAAGCGGGTCATGATTACGAGAAAAAACATTCTCCGACGGGATCGATTCCGGTGCCAGTATTGCGGGTGCCGCGAGAAATTGACTGTGGATCATGTGACGCCCCGGTCCCAAGGCGGGCGGGATACCTGGGAAAATCTTGTGACGGCCTGCACCCCGTGCAACAACAAAAAGGGAAATCGTAAACCCGAAGAGGCCGCTATGCCGCTGTTTCGTAAGCCGTACCGGCCCAGTCACGTGATGTTTATCCGCGATTATATCGGGATATTGCACGAGGCATGGAAGCCGTATCTATTCCTCAAATAGCCGGTCGCCGACCGCTTTTCGCACCGCTCCCTAAACCGCCTTCTTATGCGTCATCGTGCTTCCCTGCTCGTGGCTCGTCTTTTATGGGTGTTTCCCGGTTTGCTCTTTTTGCTGGCGGTCAATCAGGCGGTAGTGACGATGAATCTCCGGGAAACGGTGCGAACCGGCGCCGTGGTCAAAGCGGATGTGGTGGCGCTTTCCACCACCGACCGGGCAGATATCACCATGGCGTCGGCTCATCTCCGGGTACCTGAAGCGGACGGCTCGTATACCGAGCACGTGTTGCCGCTTCCCATTACGTTTGTGCGGTCGCTCGAGGGGAGCGATTCGCTGGACGTGTTTCTGTCCGGAGGGCCATCGCAGGAAGTGGTGATCGCGGCGATCGGCCGCGCTCAATGGCGTCTTGCCGGTATAAACGGCGGAATTGCCCTCTTTGGATGCA
This Bacteroidetes bacterium SB0662_bin_6 DNA region includes the following protein-coding sequences:
- a CDS encoding HNH endonuclease gives rise to the protein MNGHVLVLNNDYRALTTCSVERAVVLVFLQKAELVESVPDRYVRSPTTRYPFPSIVRLRTYVRVPYKRVMITRKNILRRDRFRCQYCGCREKLTVDHVTPRSQGGRDTWENLVTACTPCNNKKGNRKPEEAAMPLFRKPYRPSHVMFIRDYIGILHEAWKPYLFLK
- a CDS encoding cob(I)yrinic acid a,c-diamide adenosyltransferase; its protein translation is MKIYTRTGDRGDTGLFGGNRVSKAHVRIEAYGAVDETNALLGMARAFASEHPACERLDKLLAALQDDLFVAGSDLATPLDSKAAVPRLATTHIERLEQEIDCLEEDLPPLDNFILPGGVSIASILHVARTTCRRAERRVVAAAESEPLNEAALAYLNRLSDYLFVLARWANSTAGGKEHLWKPK